In the genome of Enterococcus sp. DIV2402, the window ATAGCTTCCATTATGATGTTCGTAAAAATCCGACACCTTTTGAAAAACTAGATTTCGAAAAAGATTATCCGTACTATTGTAGCGGTGGCTTTATTCATTACTGTGAATACCCCATTCTACAACAAAATCCGAAAGCCTTAGAAGCTGTGTGGGATTATTCTTATGAACGTGTTGGCTATTTGGGAACCAATACGCCCATTGACCATTGCTATGAATGTGGGTATGAAGGAGATTTCAAACCAACCGAGCGTGGTTTTCAATGCCCGCAATGTGGCAATCATGATCCAAAAACCTGCGATGTAGTAAAACGAACATGCGGGTATCTAGGCAATCCACAAGCACGCCCAATGGTACATGGACGCCACAAAGAAATTTCTGCACGTGTTAAACACATGAAATAAGGACGTGATAATATGAGAAACCCACAACCCAAAGAATGGTGCAGTGAAGACTATAGTCAACAACGGATTGCTGATTATAAGCCGTTTAATTTTGTCGATGGTGAGGGAGTTCGTAATAGTTTATACGTCAGCGGTTGTCTTTTTGCTTGTGAAGGTTGCTTCAATAAAGCCGTACAAAATTTCCGCTACGGTACACCGTATACTTTGGAATTAGAAAATCAAATTATTGCAGACCTCTCTCACGATTATGTTCAAGGACTTACTTTATTAGGTGGCGAACCTTTTTTAAACACGGCTGTTTGCCTCCAATTAGTTCAACGCGTTCGGGAAACGTTTGGAATGAAAAAAGATATCTGGAGTTGGTCAGGATATACATTTGAAGAACTTTTGCAAGAAACTGATGATAAATTGGCTCTATTGCAACAAATCGATATTTTAGTTGATGGTCGTTTTGAATTAAGTAAACGTAATCTCAATTTACAATTTCGTGGTAGCAGTAATCAACGAATTCTTGATGTCCCCAAATCATTAGCAGCTGGTAAAGCAGTGATTTGGGAAAAATGTATCGATGCCGAACAACAATATGAACAAATTAAAAAGCAAGCGCTCATTTAGTGCTTGCTTTTTTCATAAGGATCTCCAGTTTCCCACAGAGGTAACACGATATTTTCATAAGTCAATGGATCCAAGTTAGTGACTGTCACACCTAATAAACGAATCCCCTTTTCAACGCCCAGAATTTCTTCCCAAATTAAACTAGCTTGCGAAAAAATCTCTTCCTTGCGATAGACGTATTCAAGCAAGGTAACCCGCTTAGTAATCGTGGTATAATCTGCATAGCGAATTTTCACAACAACCGTCTTGCCGTGTTTTTGTTCTTTTTTTAAGGATTCAGCTACTGCATTCGACAATTGGCGTAATTGAGCTAGACATTCGTCTTCTGTCGCTAAAGGTTGCCCATAGGTATTTTCTTTGCCTATCGATTTTCGTTCACGTGAAATATTTACCGGTGCATTGTGAATACCACGGACTTTGCGATACAAGGAATAACCCATTTTGCCAAAATGCTGCATCAGCTCTGCCTCACTACGTTCATGTAAGTCTGCTCCTGTAAAAATACCTAATTCATGCATTCTAGGAACGGTCTTTTTCCCGACACCATGAAATTTTTCAATCGGTAATTTTTTTAGAAAAGTAACAGCATCTTGAGGCATTACAACGGTCAAGCCTCGTGGTTTTTCAAAATCTGAAGCTAATTTGGCTAAAAATTTATTGTAACTGACCCCTGCTGAACAAGTAAGCTGAACTTCTTGCCAAATATCATGCTGAATTAATTTGGCAATTTTAATAGCTGATGTACTTTGAATTTTATTTTCAGTCACATCCAAATACGCTTCATCAATCGAAACGATTTCGACTAAATCTGTATAACGGTAAAAAACCGCACGCACTTGCCGAGAAATTTCTCGATATTTTTGGTGATTTCCTGGAACAAATAGCGCATGTGGACACAGCTCATACGCTTTTTGCGCACTCATAGCCGAATGTATGCCATATTGGCGTGCTAAATAATTCGCTGTTGTAACCACACCACGTCCCCCGGTATCACTTGGATGACGAGCAATCACTAACGGATGCTTCGCCAGTTCCGGTTGGTCACGTTCTTCTACTGATGCAAAAAAAGCATCCATATCAATATGTATAATTTTACGGGATGTATCATTTTTTAATGGAAACTGCAATCCGGTCATCAGGCTCACCTCTCTTCCATTATATACGAACGAACATTCCCCTGCAAATATCCTTACGTTGTTTGTTCCTAAAAAAATAGCCTAGGCATACCTGCCTAGACTTCATTTAATCCATGATAATCATTGTACACGACTTGCTTTTTCAAGCTATTTTTCTTGGCAATTTCTTTAATTGCTAGATTTGGTTTCATTCCATCAGCAATTAAAGCTTCGACTTGCTCGGTAATGGTTCCAACAATTTCTTCTGCTGGCGCTTCTTCGGTTGCACCGGCAACCATCAAGCAACATTCGCCTTTGACAGGCGTCTCATCAAGATATTCTTTTAATTCTGCTAAGGTTCCTCGTAAATATTCTTCATGAATTTTGGTCAATTCACGACAAACAACTGCTTGACGATTCGGACCAAAAGCTTCCATCATGTTTTCGATAGTTGTTCCTAAACGATACGGCGATTCATAAAAAATCATGGTTGCTTTTTGATACTTGAGTGTTGCCAGTTCTGCTAGCTGTTCTTTCTTTTTACGTTTTAAAAAGCCATAAAAATAATTTGGCTGTGGCGTCAGTCCAGAAGCAATCAAAGCTGTCAAACCAGCAGTGGGACCAGGCAAAGCAACCACCGAAATTTCTTCTTCAATACATGCCAACACTAGTTCATGACCAGGATCACTAATCGAGGGCATGCCTGCATCACTAACTTGCGCGATGGATTTACCCTCTTTTAAATATTCAACTAGTTGGGGAACCCGCTCTTTATAATTATGTTCATGTAAACTTTTTTGCGGTACTGTAATTTCAAAATGATTCAATAGCTTTTGAGTATTACGAGTGTCTTCACTGGCAATTAAATCCACCGCTTGTAATGTTTTTACACTGCGAAAGGTCATATCTTCTAAATTGCCAATCGGTGTCGGAACTAAATATAGTATCCCAACTGTCTTATCTTTAAAACTCCGCTGTTTCTTCAACTTGTTCACTCCTTAAAATAAAAAGACTGAGCAAAAATTTCTGCCAGTCTCTTATCTTATTTGCCACTTTCGCGATAAATTACTTCTAAACAAAACGCACACGGTTCATCGTGCTCACGTCTTGATCCATATAAATCATAACAAACGTGGAAACCTTCTTCGTAAATTTTTTCTAAATTCATGCGTGATTTTGATAATGCCGATGAATTTTCTTGTTTCGCCTTGCCTGACGGCTGCTCATTTGCTTGATTTAATTCACGGATATGCTCACGCAAACGCTGATTTTCTAACTCCAGTGTGGCATTTTTTTCCACAACTTCTTGTAGAGAATCTTTCATTTCCGCAAGATTTGTTAATAAGTTTTGTAAATCACTCTCAAAATCATTCAATCCATCATATATCGAACGCTTATCCATTGACATTAGCTTCACCTGCTTTGGCAACTTCTTTTATCTCTTCGTAATCATATTCCACAGGCGTTTCTTTCCCGAATAGTCGTACTTTGATGACACGACTTAATAAGTTTAAGCCGACTACACGACCTTTGCCGTCGGGGGTTACAATTTCAGTACCAAAATCAGGTAATTCTTTTTTCGCTGCTTCATATTCATCATTTTCATAGTTTAAACAACACATTAAACGACCACATAAACCAGAAATCTTTGTTGGATTTAAAGATAAGCCTTGGTCTTTTGCCATTTTAATGGACACTGGGACAAAATCGCCTAAAAAAGTTGAACAACATAATTGACGACCACAAGGACCAATTCCACCTAAGATTTTTGCTTCATCACGGACGCCGATTTGACGTAATTCAATTCGTGTACGGAAGATAGCGGCTAAATCTTTGACCAATTCTCTAAAATCAATTCGCCCGTCTGCAGTAAATTGGAATATCATTTTGCTACGATCAAATGTATATTCGACATCGACCAATTTCATTTCTAATTTATGCTCACGAATTTTATTTTTACCAATTCGTAAAGCTTCTTTTGCATCTTGTTTATTCTTTTCATCTTGTTGCAACTCAGAAGCTGTTGCGCGATGGATGATTGGTTTAATGTCATCCGGCAAATCTTCTGCGGCCATCTCTTTATTAGGGATAGCAACAGTCGCTATATATTTCGCTTGCTGGGATTCCACCAAGACCTTATCGTTATATAAAAATTCAGTTTCACCAGGAGAAAAATAATAGATTCGTCCAGCTTGTCGGTAACGAACACCCACTACTTTAACCATGTGTCTCCTCCTTTCTTATGGACTTATTTCAGGTAATGATCCGCAATGCCAACTGTTCAGCGACACCTTGAAAAGAAACATTTGCTTCTAATTTTTGTTGAGCTTGTAAAATCAGCTCCAATTCACGATTCAATCCATCTACATGAAGTCCTTGAGTCAAAAATTGGTTGCGCTCACGTTGAAAATAAAACGACAATATCGCTAAAACTTGACGTTGTTGTGTTTTTTCTTTTGTGATTGCCAATAATTTTTTCTGTACAAAAACAAAACTTTGAGGATCTTTCTTTCGCAAGTAGTCAAACCACGTTGAAACAATGTCCTTAGCACCATTAAACCATTCATCTTGAGAGATTTCAACTGCTTTGTCGTAACTATTTGTCAGACTAGCAAGAAGTTCTGCCGTCTGTTGACCAATTCCATCATTTTGTAATTTTTCACGTAATTTTCCTTTGGGAAGTGGCGAAAAATGAATAATTTGGCAACGTGATTGAATGGTTGGCAAAATTCTGCCTAAACTATCCGTCTCTAAGATTGCTAAGAAACTACCAGGTGGCTCTTCTAAAAATTTAAGTAAACTATTCGCTGCACTCGCATTCATTTTTTCTGCTTGTTGAATAATAAATACTTGCTGACGTTGCTCAAAACCACTTTTGGAAAACTCCGCTTGTAATTGACGAATTTGATCGACTTTAATACTCTGACCATCAGGGGTAATCGTCTGAACATTCGGATGTTCATTCATCTCAATACGCAAACAATTAATACATTGGTTACACGGTTCATTGTCTTGTCGTTGTTCACAAAAAATGTATTTTGCTAACCATGTACTCATTTCATGTTTGCCGGTCCCATTGTCCCCTTCAAAAAGATAAGCATGAGCCAAACGCTCATGCTCACCATTTTTTTTCATTTGAGAGTAGACAAGAGGTTGGTATTCGGCTAAAAACTTTCCTTCCTCCATACTAGCCCTCCTTAATATTGATGAAAACCTTCAACTGGTAAAACAAATACGGTTGAGCCACCAACTTCTACTTCAACTGGATATGGAACTTGTCCATCCAATGAAACATCTAAAGACATTGGTGTTGACACATATTGCTTTCTTGATTGGCATGTTTTCTTGATCAATTCTAGTGCTTCATCTACACGTTCATCTTCAATCCCGATAATAAAGGTGCTGTTACCTGCTTTCAAAAAACCACCTGTTGAAGATAGTTTTGTTGCACGAATATTCGCATCAATAAATTCGTTTGCTAAACGGTTGCTGTCTTTGTCTTGAACGATTGCCATAATTAGTTTCATGTTCTCATCTCCTTAGTTTTTATGATAATTAAAAATATTGTGGGTAAGCTTCGACAATAGCAGAATAGCTTGTTTCGACCACATCAGGTAAACTCATACGTGCGTCCACTCGATGAATACGGAATGGATTTTCTTCCGCTAATTTTAAATAAGCGTGACGAACCCTTTGATGAAATTCTAACCCTTCAGAGTCCAATCGGTCAATTTGGTCGGCTCTGTTTTGTTGAATTCTTCTTAACCCTGAATCAGAATCAATATCTAAATAAAGCGTAAAATCTGGCGTTGTCCCTTCTGTTGCAAATTCGTTAATTGCAGCAATTTCTTCCATGCCAATCCGACGTCCTGCTCCTTGATAAGCTAATGAACTATCCACAAAACGATCACAGATAACAATTTTACCAGCATTTAACGCAGGTAAAATTACTTCAACTAAATGTTGACGGCGAGCCGCTGCATAAAGCAACGCTTCGGTACGTTCATCCATTTCATCATGTTCTGGATTGAGGATAATGTGACGAATTTTTTCCGAAATTCGGACACCTCCTGGTTCTCTTGTTTTTACAATACCTTTTTTAGCTATTAACTGTAAACGAGGGTACAGTTCATTGATGACGCTGGTTTTACCTGCGCCATCTGGTCCTTCAATTGTTATGAATAATCCATTCACTAGGGTTTCCTCCATCGATTCATTTTCTGAATAAACATTTCTATAATTCTCTTCTGCCTTCGACCGCTTTTAATAAAGTTACTTCGTCTGCATATTCAATGTCACTACCCACCGATAGCCCATGTGCCAGGCGTGTTACTTTGATGCCAGCCGGTTTGATTAAACGAGAAAGATACATCGCAGTTGCTTCTCCTTCAGTCGTTGCATTCGTTGCTAAGATAACTTCAGTCACCTCATCGTTATGCAAGCGTTGAATCAAACTGGGAATGTTGATATCTTCTGGTCCGGTTCCTTCCATTGGAGAAAGCACACCATGTAAGACGTGATATAGACCTCGATACTCGCGCATTTTCTCCAAAGCCATCACATCTTTTGGTTCTTCTACAACCAAAATCGTGCTACGATCACGGGTTGTATCTGAACAAATGCTACAAGGATCTTCTTCTGTAATATTCCCACATACACTACAAAAGGTCAAATCACGCTTGACACTTAATAATGATTTTGCAAATTCGTTGACGACTTCATCTTTCATATCAATCGTATGAAAAGCCAACCGAGTCGCAGTTTTTTGACCAATCCCTGGTAAATTCATATAACTAGCAATTAATCTTGCAATTGGTTCTGGATATTGCACAAGTCAAGACTCCTTTTTTTAGAATCCTGGGATTCCTTTTGTATATTTACCGATTGTTGCTTCGGTTTCTTTTTCAACCTTCGTTAATACGTCATTAACTGCCATTACAACTAAATCTTGTAACATTTCAGCATCTTCTGCGTCAATGATTGCTGGATCAATCACGATATCTTTAATTTTGCGGTCACCGGTTGCGGTAACTTTTACATAGCCGTTAGTAGCTTCCCCTTTAAATTCTGTGGCATTTAACACTTCTTGTTCTTCTGCCATTTTCTTTTGCATTTTTTGTACTTGTTTCATCATGCCTTGCATATTTCCCATGCCTCGCATCATTAGTCATCGCTCCATTTCTCATTTTCTCATTAATCTTCTTCAATTGTTGCTAAATCACCAAATAACTCTTGAGCTTTGGTCACTATTGTTTCATCTTCAGGTTCCTCTGGTACTAACGAAATATCCCCTGCTTCTTCAAATACTTCTTCCACTTCAATTTCGTGATCACTGGATAGAAATTCTTGCCGTAGTTCTGGCCAGCTATCAACCGTAATAAAAATTGGATCCGGTGCATAATCTGGAATCATTCGACTCAAATTATTATGCACGGCTAATCCAAATTCTGGGTCGTTCGCAGCTTTTTGACAAATAATTTCATAGTCAAATGCAATCACTAACCCAGTTGGACTAGCTGCTTTGGGTTCACTTGCACGCAAGATGGCTTTTTGAGTAATCGTCAAACTAGATAGCAAGTCTTCCCAAACCATTTTCACATTCACTAAATTTTGTTTGGTGGCTTCTTTTAACACACTAAAGACACGCTCTTTGGGAATACGATAGCCATTCATTTGCGGTTTTCGCTTAGGTGCTTTTGGTGTTTCCGGTTGTGCCGTTACGCCATTTTGCTTGAGTTGCTGTAGTTCTTGTCGTAAGCCTTGCAATTCTTTTTTTAATTGTTGGACTTCTTGATTATCAACGATTGCTTCCGCAGAGACGACACTAGCTGGTGTACCACCACTGGCTAATTTAACTGTCGCCACTTCTAAATAAATAGTTGGATTTGTCGTAAACCGTACATCATTTTGTGTATCATTTAAAATATCAATCCATTGATACAATTGTGGTGGTGCTGTATCTTTCGCAAGTTGCTGAAACTCTTCCGTTAGATACCCCGTTTTTTCGTTTAACAACTGTGGGGCTTGTTGATAAATCAATAAATCACGACAATAGACTAAAAGATTTTCCAATAAACGTCGAGCTTCTTTACCAGAGGCTAACATGTCACCTAACATTTCTAAAGCGCCAGCTACATTGTTTTGTGCACAGTACTGGATAAACTGATCCATCATTTCAAAGGTTAAACTTCCAGTTACCTCCATCGCATTTTGCATTGTAATTTTACCATCGCTAAAGGAAATTGCTTGGTCTAAAATACTCAATGCATCACGCATACCACCTTCAGCCGAACGAGCAATCACTTGCAACGCCTGATCTTCATAATCAATGTTGCTTTCAGCTAAAATATGTGCCAAATGCTCAACAATATCTTCTGTCCGAATTCGTTTAAAATCAAAACGTTGCGTCCGTGAGATAATTGTTGCTGGAATTTTATGAGGCTCAGTTGTTGCTAAGATAAAAATCACATTTTTTCGCGGTTCTTCCAACGTTTTTAACAAAGCATTAAACGCACCTGTCGAAAGCATGTGGACTTCATCGATGATATACACTTTATATTTCGCTTGCGTCGGTGCATAATTTGCCCGATCACGAATAAAGCGAATCTCTTCTACACCATTATTACTCGCAGCATCAATTTCAATAACGTCTTCTTGACTACCTGCTGTAATCGAACGACACATTTCACATTCATTACACGGTTCGCCATCTTGACTGTGCGGACAATTGACTGCTTTGGCAAGAATTTTTGCGGCACTGGTCTTTCCTGTTCCTCGTGGGCCTGTAAATAAATAGGCGTGAGAAATCTGATTTTGGATAATCGCATTTTTCAACGTTTGGGTAATCGCTTGTTGCCCGACAACATCGTCAAAGCGTTGCGAACGCCAGACGCGATAAAGTGCTTGATAAGCCAAACTTGCCCACCTCTTTTCAAAATTCGCTATCTATCATTATACGAAACTTTTGTAAAAAAAACTACCAACACGAAGGAACTCTCATTAACTTTTTTTACGACTTACGGCGGATACAAGAAATAATTCGTCTTGTGGTATAATTTGGTTATAGATGTTTAATAATAATTTTTAACTCACTAAAGGAGGAAACATCATGGGATTAATTAAAGCAGCAACAAGTACAATTGGTGGCGGTCTTGCTGACCAATGGCTAGAGATTATCGAACCAGATGATATGGGTGACACAACAGTAATGACAAAAGGTGTCAAAGTTAGAAAAGATAGTAAACGTGGATCCAACCGTAAAGGAACCGATGACGTAATTACGGATGGTTCAGTTGTTCATGTATATCCAAATATGATGATGCTTTTAGTTGATGGTGGAAAAATTATCGATTATACCGCAGAAGAAGGATATTATACTGTTCAAAATAATTCTGCACCATCCATGTTTAACGGTTCATTAAAAGCAGCCATTTCAGAAACATTTGACCGTTTCAAATTTGGTGGTGTGACCCCACAAAAACAACAAGTTTTCTATATTAATTTACAAGAAATTAAAGGCATTCGTTTTGGTACGTCTTCTCCGCTAAATTATTTTGATAATTTTTACAATGCGGAGTTATTTTTACGAACACATGGAACGTATTCTATTAAAGTAACTGATCCAATTTTATTTTACACAAATGCGATTCCGCGCAATAAAACACAAGTCGAAATCGATGATATTAACGAGCAATATCTAGCTGAATTTTTAACAGCCTTACAAGCAACTATCAACAAAATGTCTGCTGATGGCGAACGTATTTCTTATGTCCCTTCTAAAAGTATGGAACTAAGCAAATATATGAGTGATGTTTTAGATGATAGTTGGCGTGATTTACGTGGAATGGAAATTGTCGCTGTAGCAGTGGCAAGCATTTCTTACACAGATGATTCAGTTAAATTAATCAACATGCGTAACCAAGGTGCAATGTTAGGTGATGCCAACATTCGTGAAGGATTTGTACAAGGGTCAATTGCTAAAGGAATGGAAGCAGCAGGAAACAATCCTGGAGGCGCAGCACAAAGCTTTATGGGCATGGGTGTTGGGATGAATGCTGCTGGAGGTTTCTTTAATCAAGCTTCTCAAACGAATCAACAACAAATGCAACAGCAAGCAGCTAAACAAGAAAACACTTGGACTTGCCCAGATTGCGGTACTGAAAATACTGGAAAATTCTGTAGCAATTGTGGGACTGCAAAACCTGAAGCTAAAGCAGCAAGTGTTAAAATGAAATGTGCCTCTTGTGACGCAGTCGTTGATTTAACAAATGGCGTACCAAAATTCTGTCCAGAGTGTGGCAAACCATTCCAAGGAGTACCAATCTAAATTTAGGAGGTTGTTGGTATGGAAGTAATTACACATAAATGTCCGAACTGTGATGGTGCCTTAACTTTTGATCCTAGTGATCAAAAGTTTCACTGTCCCTATTGTTTAAGCGTATTCACAGAAGCAGAAGTGACGGCTTTTGAAGCTAGTCAAAAAGAAGCTCGTCTTGCAGATACAGATGATGTGACGGCACCCATTGAAGAAGAGCAAGAAGCCACCGATGACAGTGCTATGGATTTATTTCTCTGTCCAAGTTGTGGCGCAGAAATTGTAACGGATTCGACGACTGCTGCAACCTATTGTTATTTCTGCCACAATCCAGTCGTTCTTTCGGGGCGTTTGAGCGGAAAACTTTTACCAAATAAAGTCTTACCCTTTGCAGTAGAAAAAGAAGTTGCAACAGAAAATTTCTTAAAATGGGCACAGAAAAAATGGTTTGTTCCACGAGATTTTTTCAACAAAGATCAAGTAGAAAAATTAACAGGGGTTTATTTCCCTTATTGGGCGGTTGATGCAGAAGCAGACGGTGAACTTTCAGGAACGGCCACTTCCATACGAGTATGGCGAGTGGGCGATTTAGAATATACCGAAACTAAACAATATGATGTCTTGCGCAAAGGAAAATTATCTTTTAAAGAGTTAATTAAAAACGCCTTATCTAAAAATACGCAACAAAAAATGGTTGAAGGTGTTCAACCGTTTCAATTAGAAAAAGCCGTAGAGTTTAAAAATCAATATCTCGCAGGGTTTCAAGCAGAAAAACGAGATATTGAATACCCTGATATTGAAAATTCGGTACGGAATGAATTGGCAAATTATGGTGAAAACTTGTTGAGCAATTCCGTCAGTGGTTACACCAGCTTTAGACGAACCCATCAAAATTTTCAATTAACAAAAGAAGACAATCAGTATGTTTTACTTCCTGTTTGGTTAGTCACTTATCGTAGCAATGATCGCTCAAAAAAAGTTTTCTATTATGCGATGAATGGCCAAACTGGAAAAGTCAGTGGTGTCTTGCCAATTAGTTATAAAAAATTAGGTTTCACTACCGTGGGAATTTTTGCAGTGTTAGCTTCACTCTTTATGATTGCGGGGTATCTGATATGAAAAAATTCTTTTATCTCTTCACCCTATTTTTAGGTCTGTTTGTCTTTGTTGCTCCAAGTTATGCTGCAGAAGCAGTGAACGATGAAGCGGGATTATTTACTGAGCAAGAAATTCAAGAATTAAATCAATTAGCAGAAGAACTCAACGATAAAATTAAAGGTGAAGTTTTCATTCTTACCACTAATCGTAGCTATAGCGATCCAGAAGAATTCACCGATTTGTACCTAAGTAGCCAAATTGGAAATGATAATAATGGAATGGCCTTAATGGTCAATATGACTTATCGTGATTATCATATCTCTACTTCGGGAAACATGATTGATTATCTTACCGATCGACGAATTGAAAATATGAAAGAATCTATCCAAGAGTCTCTTTCAGCAGGAGATTACTTTACTGCCGCAAAAAATTATTTATCCGAAGCCAGTCAATATGTTTCTGATGGCGTACCTAGAGGCCATTATCGAATAGATCGTGAAACTGGTAAGATTACGTACTATAAAACCATAACCTTTTGGGAAGCTTTTTTTGCCTTACTTGCAGCAGCCATTCTTAGCACTGTATTCTTCTTTGTCATTAAGTCGAGATATCAATTAAAAATGGGTGGTTACCGCTATCCATACAATGAAAAATCTTCTTTAAAACTTAGTCAAAAAGAAGACCGTTTAACCAATTCTTTTGTCACTACCAGACGTATTCCTCGCAATACTTCAAGTGGTGGTGGCTCTGGTGGTGGCGGCGGTGGCAGCACGACTCATTCAACTGGTGGTGGTTCATTCGGTGGTGGCGGAGGAAAATTCTAAGAGAAGTCACATAGCCTTTCAAATATAATCCGAATTATCCATTAGCAATGCTAATTTTATAATAATTAGCATTGCTATATTAGTGATAGTTCGGTTATTTTTATTGATTATGATTGGCTTTTTTTGTAAATTTTCAGAATAATGACAATACTTAGAATTAGTGATATACTATCAAAAAATAAAGGAGTGGTCTTATGACAATTGATTGGAATAATTTAGGATTTGATTATATAAAAACACCTTGGCGCTTCATTGCTACTTGGCAAGATGGCACTTGGAATGAAGGCGAACTAACAGAAGATAATATCTTACATATTAGCGAATCTTCTCCAGCCTTGCATTATGGTCAACAATGTTTTGAAGGCTTAAAAGCATATGGTCGTAAAGATGGCGGCGTTAATTTGTTTCGCCCGGATGAAAATAGCAAACGTCTAAATCGTAGTGCGACACGTTTACGTATGCCACAAGTTCCAGAAGAATTATTTTTACAAGCAGTAAAAAAAGTTGTAAAAGCTAACCGCGAATTTGTTCCACCATATGGAACAGGAGCTTCATTATATATTCGTCCCTTACTAATTGGAGTTGGAGATATTATTGGTGTAAGACCTGCGGATAAATTTATTTTCACTGTTTTTTGTATGCCAGTTGGTCCATACTTTAAGGGTGGTTTAGCGCCCACAAACTTTATCGTTTCAGATTACGATCGTGCTGCGCCAAATGGTACTGGTGCAGCTAAAGTTGGTGGCAATTACGCTGCAAGTCTCCTTCCTGGTGAGGAAGCCCGTGAAAAGAATTTTTCAGATTGTATCTATTTAGATCCAGAGACACATACTAAAATTGAAGAAGTTGGTTCAGCAAACTTCTTCGGTATTACAAAAAACAATGAATTTATTACGCCAAAATCCCCTTCCATTCTGCCAAGTATTACTAAATATTCACTTTTATATTTAGCAGAACATACGTTAGGTTTGAAAGCTATTGAAGGTGATGTGCGTTTAGATGAATTAGATAAATTTGTCGAAGCAGGCGCGTGCGGAACCGCAGCTGTTATTTCACCAATTGGTGGCATTCAAACCCATGATGAGTTCCACATTTTTTATAG includes:
- the nrdG gene encoding anaerobic ribonucleoside-triphosphate reductase activating protein: MRNPQPKEWCSEDYSQQRIADYKPFNFVDGEGVRNSLYVSGCLFACEGCFNKAVQNFRYGTPYTLELENQIIADLSHDYVQGLTLLGGEPFLNTAVCLQLVQRVRETFGMKKDIWSWSGYTFEELLQETDDKLALLQQIDILVDGRFELSKRNLNLQFRGSSNQRILDVPKSLAAGKAVIWEKCIDAEQQYEQIKKQALI
- the dinB gene encoding DNA polymerase IV → MTGLQFPLKNDTSRKIIHIDMDAFFASVEERDQPELAKHPLVIARHPSDTGGRGVVTTANYLARQYGIHSAMSAQKAYELCPHALFVPGNHQKYREISRQVRAVFYRYTDLVEIVSIDEAYLDVTENKIQSTSAIKIAKLIQHDIWQEVQLTCSAGVSYNKFLAKLASDFEKPRGLTVVMPQDAVTFLKKLPIEKFHGVGKKTVPRMHELGIFTGADLHERSEAELMQHFGKMGYSLYRKVRGIHNAPVNISRERKSIGKENTYGQPLATEDECLAQLRQLSNAVAESLKKEQKHGKTVVVKIRYADYTTITKRVTLLEYVYRKEEIFSQASLIWEEILGVEKGIRLLGVTVTNLDPLTYENIVLPLWETGDPYEKSKH
- the rsmI gene encoding 16S rRNA (cytidine(1402)-2'-O)-methyltransferase, whose amino-acid sequence is MKKQRSFKDKTVGILYLVPTPIGNLEDMTFRSVKTLQAVDLIASEDTRNTQKLLNHFEITVPQKSLHEHNYKERVPQLVEYLKEGKSIAQVSDAGMPSISDPGHELVLACIEEEISVVALPGPTAGLTALIASGLTPQPNYFYGFLKRKKKEQLAELATLKYQKATMIFYESPYRLGTTIENMMEAFGPNRQAVVCRELTKIHEEYLRGTLAELKEYLDETPVKGECCLMVAGATEEAPAEEIVGTITEQVEALIADGMKPNLAIKEIAKKNSLKKQVVYNDYHGLNEV
- a CDS encoding DNA replication initiation control protein YabA gives rise to the protein MDKRSIYDGLNDFESDLQNLLTNLAEMKDSLQEVVEKNATLELENQRLREHIRELNQANEQPSGKAKQENSSALSKSRMNLEKIYEEGFHVCYDLYGSRREHDEPCAFCLEVIYRESGK
- a CDS encoding PSP1 domain-containing protein; translation: MVKVVGVRYRQAGRIYYFSPGETEFLYNDKVLVESQQAKYIATVAIPNKEMAAEDLPDDIKPIIHRATASELQQDEKNKQDAKEALRIGKNKIREHKLEMKLVDVEYTFDRSKMIFQFTADGRIDFRELVKDLAAIFRTRIELRQIGVRDEAKILGGIGPCGRQLCCSTFLGDFVPVSIKMAKDQGLSLNPTKISGLCGRLMCCLNYENDEYEAAKKELPDFGTEIVTPDGKGRVVGLNLLSRVIKVRLFGKETPVEYDYEEIKEVAKAGEANVNG
- the holB gene encoding DNA polymerase III subunit delta' codes for the protein MEEGKFLAEYQPLVYSQMKKNGEHERLAHAYLFEGDNGTGKHEMSTWLAKYIFCEQRQDNEPCNQCINCLRIEMNEHPNVQTITPDGQSIKVDQIRQLQAEFSKSGFEQRQQVFIIQQAEKMNASAANSLLKFLEEPPGSFLAILETDSLGRILPTIQSRCQIIHFSPLPKGKLREKLQNDGIGQQTAELLASLTNSYDKAVEISQDEWFNGAKDIVSTWFDYLRKKDPQSFVFVQKKLLAITKEKTQQRQVLAILSFYFQRERNQFLTQGLHVDGLNRELELILQAQQKLEANVSFQGVAEQLALRIIT
- a CDS encoding cyclic-di-AMP receptor → MKLIMAIVQDKDSNRLANEFIDANIRATKLSSTGGFLKAGNSTFIIGIEDERVDEALELIKKTCQSRKQYVSTPMSLDVSLDGQVPYPVEVEVGGSTVFVLPVEGFHQY
- the tmk gene encoding dTMP kinase, which translates into the protein MNGLFITIEGPDGAGKTSVINELYPRLQLIAKKGIVKTREPGGVRISEKIRHIILNPEHDEMDERTEALLYAAARRQHLVEVILPALNAGKIVICDRFVDSSLAYQGAGRRIGMEEIAAINEFATEGTTPDFTLYLDIDSDSGLRRIQQNRADQIDRLDSEGLEFHQRVRHAYLKLAEENPFRIHRVDARMSLPDVVETSYSAIVEAYPQYF
- the recR gene encoding recombination mediator RecR codes for the protein MQYPEPIARLIASYMNLPGIGQKTATRLAFHTIDMKDEVVNEFAKSLLSVKRDLTFCSVCGNITEEDPCSICSDTTRDRSTILVVEEPKDVMALEKMREYRGLYHVLHGVLSPMEGTGPEDINIPSLIQRLHNDEVTEVILATNATTEGEATAMYLSRLIKPAGIKVTRLAHGLSVGSDIEYADEVTLLKAVEGRREL